A section of the Anabaena cylindrica PCC 7122 genome encodes:
- a CDS encoding molybdenum cofactor biosynthesis protein MoaE, whose translation MKTKLPIKPKVEDSFGIFFAPLSLEEVYNQANNPANGAVVLMSGMVRNQTDGKPVVALEYQAYEPMALQVFYQIAADIRCQWSDVNRIVIYHRIGRLKIGEISVLVAVGCPHRGEAFAACQYAIDTLKHNAPIWKKEHWQDGSNSWVSIGACEQEES comes from the coding sequence ATGAAAACGAAACTTCCCATAAAACCCAAAGTCGAAGATAGCTTTGGTATTTTCTTTGCTCCATTATCTCTTGAAGAAGTGTACAATCAGGCTAACAACCCGGCTAATGGTGCAGTAGTGCTGATGAGTGGTATGGTTCGTAATCAAACCGATGGGAAACCTGTGGTGGCTTTAGAGTATCAAGCTTACGAACCTATGGCTTTACAAGTATTTTATCAAATTGCGGCTGATATTCGCTGCCAATGGTCTGATGTAAATCGCATTGTTATATATCATCGTATTGGACGGTTAAAAATAGGCGAAATCAGTGTTTTAGTAGCGGTAGGGTGTCCTCATCGAGGTGAGGCGTTTGCAGCTTGTCAGTATGCAATTGATACCCTCAAACATAATGCACCAATTTGGAAAAAAGAACATTGGCAAGATGGTTCTAATTCCTGGGTAAGTATTGGTGCTTGTGAACAAGAAGAATCTTGA
- a CDS encoding DUF2103 domain-containing protein, protein MNKPTDGRLVWNHSTHISGLIPILERLCRHDGIHTVTPAVIGRVRGHCPKMQLRVSVPIRGGYKVIARQGKTVQEVFILTTLLQEQLESAIAIAMRIT, encoded by the coding sequence ATGAACAAACCCACAGATGGCAGACTAGTTTGGAATCACTCTACTCACATTTCTGGACTAATCCCAATTTTAGAACGTTTGTGTCGGCATGATGGCATTCATACAGTCACACCTGCGGTGATTGGAAGGGTGAGAGGTCATTGTCCCAAAATGCAGTTGCGTGTGTCTGTACCCATTCGCGGGGGTTATAAAGTCATTGCACGGCAGGGTAAGACGGTACAAGAGGTATTTATCCTCACAACTTTGCTTCAGGAACAACTGGAAAGTGCGATCGCGATCGCTATGAGAATTACATGA
- a CDS encoding response regulator has protein sequence MKDRQATVTILMADDDDDDSLLVHDALVESRLPIQLYIVRDGEELMDYLCHRGLYTDISKAPDPVLILLDLNMPKKHGLEVLKEIKTDPKLRRIPVIVLTSSKAEEDIYNTYELGANSFIIKPETFTSLVEVMRTIGKYWLEIVEMPL, from the coding sequence GTGAAAGATCGGCAAGCAACCGTCACCATCTTAATGGCTGATGATGACGATGATGATAGTCTATTAGTTCATGATGCTTTGGTAGAAAGCAGATTGCCCATTCAACTATATATCGTTAGAGATGGTGAGGAGTTAATGGATTATTTATGCCACCGTGGATTATATACAGATATTAGCAAAGCACCTGATCCAGTTTTAATTTTACTAGATTTAAATATGCCTAAAAAACACGGACTTGAGGTGCTAAAAGAAATTAAAACTGACCCGAAATTACGGCGCATTCCCGTGATAGTTCTGACAAGTTCTAAGGCGGAGGAAGATATCTATAATACCTATGAATTGGGCGCAAATTCCTTTATTATTAAGCCAGAAACTTTTACATCCTTAGTGGAAGTGATGAGAACTATAGGAAAATACTGGTTGGAAATTGTAGAAATGCCTCTATAA
- a CDS encoding hybrid sensor histidine kinase/response regulator, with protein MKFPVSNNEAARLKTLHQYKILDTSPEEPFDDLVLLAAQICNTPIAVINLIDAHRQWFKAKVGLDVQEMPRDEGFCPICLLEGTVLIIPDTLADERFATADIVTAEPYVRFYAGIPLIVPGGEVIGTLCVVDKIPRQITPQQLAGLESISRLVVRQLEIRRNLSELSHINEEYKEAQLALRQSESTLHSFFESAPMMMGIVELVDNDILHISDNPNTAKFLGLTPEAMQNRLAREMGAENRDLNQWINHYRQAELTQLPVRFEYSYETPQGQTWLSATVSAIAKNHGSSQQFAYIVEDITERKQAEDELRWQEALLRSMNSVSPLAFYVVDNRTDDILYFNDRFCEIWKIEHLKKRMEAQELKNQDILPDCCQLIADIAGFTASCQILQDETNRSVIEDEISFNDGRIIRRFSTQIRNTSSAKYFGRLYIFEDITARKEVEQKLREQAALLDITTDAIIVRDLDNKILLWNKSAEKLYGWKIEEVIDINANQIWLNEPVLEQQKIYQTVLKQGLWQGELNKTTKSGTEIIVESCWTLVHDEDKKANSILVIDTDITQKKQLEQQFLRAQRMESIGTLASGIAHDLNNVLSPILMSAQLLKNKYHDQENQPILSIIENNAKRGANLVKQVLSFARGIQGNTYGGINQRAVIQVKYVISEMQQIVEQTFPKSIIIHAEIQPSLSPVCGDITQLDQVLINLCLNARDAMPNGGKLTITAENIWIDETYVKMHLDAQVGSYVVITISDTGTGISSNILDRIFEPFFTTKEFGKGTGLGLSTVIGIIKGHGGFITVSSSVGKGTDFKLYLPAVYTEVVESLIEIEMPIGNGEWILLVDDEVSIQEITKSSLENYNYKVITAGDGQKAVNLYKQNQDRINTAIIDMMMPTMDGSTTIDKLQNINPKLKIIAMSGLGINKNILLDNPCNNLVFLPKPFTVQELLKTLYQLNSQE; from the coding sequence ATGAAATTCCCAGTGTCTAACAATGAAGCCGCGAGACTTAAAACTCTTCACCAGTATAAAATTCTGGATACTTCACCAGAAGAACCTTTTGATGATTTAGTATTGTTAGCCGCGCAGATTTGCAACACACCTATTGCTGTGATTAATCTAATTGATGCCCATCGTCAGTGGTTCAAGGCTAAGGTAGGGTTAGATGTGCAGGAAATGCCTAGAGATGAAGGTTTCTGCCCAATTTGCTTGCTAGAAGGTACGGTTTTGATTATTCCTGACACATTGGCAGATGAACGTTTTGCCACAGCAGATATCGTTACCGCAGAACCATATGTAAGGTTTTATGCTGGTATCCCTTTAATTGTACCAGGAGGTGAGGTCATAGGCACTTTGTGCGTGGTGGATAAAATACCACGTCAAATTACCCCTCAACAGTTAGCCGGATTAGAATCTATTAGTCGCCTTGTAGTTAGACAATTAGAAATTAGGCGCAATTTATCCGAACTGTCCCATATAAATGAAGAATATAAAGAGGCACAATTAGCGCTGCGTCAAAGTGAATCTACCTTACACAGCTTTTTTGAGAGTGCGCCAATGATGATGGGAATTGTGGAATTAGTCGATAACGACATCCTACATATTTCTGATAATCCCAATACGGCGAAATTTTTGGGACTTACCCCAGAAGCAATGCAAAATCGTCTAGCGCGGGAAATGGGTGCAGAGAATAGGGATTTAAACCAGTGGATTAATCACTATCGTCAAGCAGAACTTACCCAGTTACCAGTTAGGTTTGAATATTCTTACGAAACCCCCCAAGGACAAACTTGGTTATCAGCGACAGTTTCTGCGATCGCTAAAAATCATGGTAGTAGTCAGCAATTTGCCTACATAGTAGAAGATATTACTGAACGCAAGCAGGCAGAAGATGAATTGCGTTGGCAAGAAGCACTGTTGCGATCCATGAATAGTGTTTCACCACTAGCATTTTATGTTGTTGATAATCGGACTGATGACATCCTGTATTTTAATGACCGCTTTTGTGAAATTTGGAAAATTGAACATCTCAAAAAGCGTATGGAAGCGCAAGAATTAAAAAATCAAGATATTCTTCCTGATTGCTGCCAATTAATAGCAGATATAGCTGGCTTTACGGCATCATGTCAAATTTTACAAGATGAAACGAATCGTTCTGTAATTGAAGATGAAATTAGCTTTAATGATGGGCGCATTATCCGGCGCTTTTCCACCCAAATTCGGAATACATCATCTGCTAAATATTTTGGGCGATTATACATTTTTGAAGATATCACAGCCCGTAAAGAAGTAGAACAAAAACTCCGTGAACAAGCAGCATTACTAGATATCACCACTGATGCCATTATTGTGAGAGATTTAGACAACAAAATATTACTATGGAATAAAAGTGCTGAAAAATTATATGGTTGGAAAATTGAAGAAGTTATAGACATAAATGCTAATCAAATCTGGCTTAATGAACCTGTGCTAGAACAACAGAAAATTTATCAAACCGTCTTGAAACAAGGTTTATGGCAAGGAGAATTAAATAAAACCACAAAATCTGGTACAGAAATTATCGTTGAAAGTTGCTGGACTTTAGTACATGATGAGGATAAAAAAGCTAATTCTATCCTGGTTATTGACACTGATATTACCCAGAAAAAACAGTTAGAACAACAATTTCTACGCGCTCAAAGAATGGAGAGTATCGGTACTCTAGCTAGTGGCATCGCTCATGATTTAAATAATGTACTATCGCCCATTTTAATGTCAGCACAGCTATTAAAAAATAAATATCATGATCAAGAAAATCAGCCGATATTATCGATTATAGAAAATAATGCTAAACGGGGTGCTAATTTAGTTAAACAAGTTCTTTCTTTCGCCAGGGGAATTCAAGGTAATACCTATGGTGGCATCAACCAACGCGCAGTAATTCAAGTTAAGTATGTGATTTCCGAAATGCAGCAGATTGTTGAACAAACATTTCCTAAATCCATCATAATTCATGCGGAAATTCAGCCAAGTTTATCGCCAGTTTGTGGTGATATTACCCAACTAGACCAAGTATTGATTAATTTATGCTTAAATGCTCGTGATGCCATGCCTAATGGTGGTAAATTAACAATCACGGCTGAGAATATTTGGATTGATGAAACCTATGTAAAAATGCATTTAGATGCACAAGTTGGTTCTTATGTTGTCATCACGATCAGTGATACAGGAACTGGTATTTCCAGCAACATATTAGATAGAATATTTGAACCTTTTTTTACAACTAAGGAATTTGGCAAAGGGACAGGACTGGGTTTATCAACAGTTATAGGCATTATTAAAGGGCATGGTGGTTTTATTACTGTATCTAGTTCTGTTGGCAAAGGGACAGACTTTAAATTATATTTGCCAGCGGTTTATACAGAAGTTGTTGAGTCTTTAATAGAAATAGAAATGCCTATTGGCAATGGAGAATGGATTTTACTCGTAGATGACGAAGTTTCTATTCAGGAGATTACCAAAAGTTCATTAGAAAACTATAATTATAAAGTAATAACTGCTGGTGATGGACAGAAAGCCGTAAACCTGTACAAGCAAAATCAAGATAGAATTAATACTGCAATTATTGATATGATGATGCCAACTATGGATGGAAGTACCACTATTGATAAATTGCAAAATATTAATCCCAAATTAAAAATTATTGCCATGAGTGGACTAGGAATAAATAAAAATATTTTATTGGATAATCCTTGTAATAATCTAGTCTTTTTACCTAAACCATTCACAGTACAAGAACTATTAAAAACCCTGTATCAACTGAATAGTCAGGAATAG
- the clpS gene encoding ATP-dependent Clp protease adapter ClpS, whose protein sequence is MVTRLAAIYGMATAPTVTPDRVNQVTRKTYPNYKVIVLNDDFNTFQHVAECLLKYIPGMSSDRAWDLTNQIHHEGQAIVWVGPQEPAELYHQQLRRAGLTMAPLEAA, encoded by the coding sequence ATGGTTACAAGACTTGCAGCGATTTATGGGATGGCTACAGCACCAACTGTAACACCTGACCGGGTTAATCAAGTTACTCGCAAAACTTATCCAAATTACAAGGTGATTGTGTTGAACGACGATTTTAATACTTTTCAACACGTGGCTGAGTGTTTGCTCAAGTATATTCCAGGAATGTCGAGCGATCGCGCTTGGGATCTTACCAATCAGATACATCACGAAGGACAGGCGATTGTTTGGGTAGGTCCTCAAGAACCTGCGGAACTCTACCACCAACAACTACGACGGGCTGGATTGACTATGGCCCCCCTGGAAGCAGCTTAA
- a CDS encoding PAS domain-containing sensor histidine kinase: protein MINKLPEETEQGHQWEAQIRMALDAASMSIWNFDIISNKITRSDNLEVLFGLDTDNFNHSYEAILDRIHIQDREFVKHTYQEAIENGGAFAIEFRVVLANGSIRWLASKGVVSQNSSGVSVRICGVDTDITERKLAVEQLRQSEERFQIVALATNDVLRDWDLLTNQVWWNQSVQTLFGYTSAQVDLDAIWWRERIHPDDRTRITADIRTAIDSGKQFWSNEYRFLRNDGTYAYIFDRVYVVHNQAGKAVRMIGAMMDITDRKRVQAELQRQNLRSQLFANITLKIRQSLQIDDILQTSVTEVQKLLQADRVLILQLHSNGSFLVVKEAVVPGLPIILGQNITDPCFDEGYIQKYSQGLISAISNIETAQFQPCHIEFLQQFAVKANLVVPIFRQNQLWGLLIAHQCLHTRQWTNWEIGLLRQLADQIAIALAQSLILEQETKQRQELTRSNEELQQFAFIASHDLQEPLRKIKTFGERLKITCSDSLSEQGHDYLERMQNATLRMQTLIEDLLTLSRVTTRAQPFVEVNLAQITQEVLSDLEVRIQQTGGQIEVGELPIIQADPLQMRQLLQNLIGNALKFHRQNQPPIIKIHGQFVNNIADDLALGGAYFQIIVEDNGIGFAEKYLDRIFNVFQRLHGRSEYEGTGIGLAICRKITERHHGTITAQSQPGAGAIFIVTLPINS, encoded by the coding sequence ATGATCAATAAATTACCAGAAGAAACTGAGCAAGGGCATCAGTGGGAAGCACAGATTAGAATGGCACTAGATGCGGCTTCTATGAGTATTTGGAACTTCGATATAATCAGTAATAAAATTACTAGATCGGATAATTTGGAAGTACTTTTTGGTTTAGACACAGACAATTTTAATCACAGTTATGAAGCTATTCTTGACCGCATTCACATCCAAGATCGTGAATTTGTTAAACATACTTATCAAGAAGCTATTGAAAATGGGGGAGCATTTGCAATTGAATTTCGAGTTGTTTTAGCTAATGGTAGTATTCGTTGGTTAGCTAGTAAAGGGGTAGTTTCTCAAAACTCATCAGGAGTGTCTGTACGAATATGTGGTGTAGATACAGATATTACAGAACGTAAATTGGCAGTAGAACAATTACGTCAAAGTGAAGAACGGTTTCAAATAGTGGCATTGGCTACTAATGATGTGTTGAGAGATTGGGATTTGCTGACTAATCAAGTGTGGTGGAATCAATCTGTACAAACCCTTTTTGGTTATACTTCGGCACAGGTTGATTTAGATGCAATTTGGTGGCGCGAACGAATACATCCAGATGATAGAACCAGAATTACTGCTGATATACGGACTGCGATTGATAGTGGTAAACAATTTTGGTCGAATGAATACCGCTTTTTGCGTAACGATGGTACTTATGCCTACATTTTTGATCGTGTTTATGTAGTTCATAACCAGGCAGGTAAAGCAGTGCGGATGATTGGGGCTATGATGGACATAACTGACCGCAAGCGTGTTCAAGCAGAACTACAAAGGCAAAATTTGCGATCGCAATTATTCGCTAATATCACCCTCAAAATTCGTCAATCTTTACAAATTGATGACATTCTCCAAACCAGTGTCACAGAAGTACAAAAATTACTCCAAGCAGATCGAGTCTTAATCTTGCAATTACATAGCAATGGTTCTTTCCTAGTAGTTAAAGAAGCTGTAGTTCCTGGTTTACCGATTATCCTGGGGCAAAATATTACTGACCCTTGTTTTGATGAAGGATACATCCAAAAATACAGTCAAGGGCTAATTAGCGCTATTAGCAATATCGAAACAGCACAGTTTCAACCTTGTCATATTGAATTTCTCCAACAATTCGCAGTTAAAGCTAACCTTGTCGTCCCCATTTTTCGCCAAAATCAACTTTGGGGACTACTAATAGCCCATCAATGTCTACATACCCGTCAATGGACTAATTGGGAAATTGGACTTTTGCGACAACTTGCTGATCAAATCGCCATTGCACTAGCACAAAGCCTAATTTTAGAACAAGAAACCAAGCAGCGACAAGAACTCACCCGTTCTAATGAAGAACTGCAACAATTTGCCTTTATTGCTTCCCACGATCTACAAGAACCACTACGAAAAATTAAGACCTTTGGTGAGCGTTTAAAAATTACCTGTAGTGACTCTTTAAGTGAACAAGGACATGATTATTTAGAACGGATGCAAAATGCAACCTTGAGAATGCAGACTTTGATTGAAGACTTATTGACACTTTCACGGGTCACAACTAGAGCGCAGCCATTTGTAGAGGTAAATTTAGCACAAATTACCCAAGAAGTATTATCTGATTTAGAAGTACGCATTCAGCAAACTGGTGGACAAATTGAAGTAGGTGAATTACCCATTATTCAAGCAGATCCTTTACAAATGAGGCAATTATTACAAAATCTCATTGGTAATGCTCTCAAGTTCCATCGTCAAAATCAACCACCTATTATTAAAATACATGGTCAATTTGTAAACAACATTGCTGATGACTTAGCTCTCGGCGGTGCATATTTTCAAATCATTGTTGAAGATAATGGAATTGGTTTTGCAGAAAAATATCTTGACCGTATTTTCAATGTTTTTCAACGTCTGCATGGTCGCAGTGAATACGAAGGTACTGGCATCGGTTTGGCTATCTGCCGAAAAATTACTGAACGACATCATGGTACTATTACTGCACAAAGTCAGCCAGGAGCAGGAGCAATATTTATTGTCACATTACCAATTAATTCCTAA